A single window of Leptolyngbya ohadii IS1 DNA harbors:
- a CDS encoding aminopeptidase P N-terminal domain-containing protein — protein sequence MNSPSITATEYGQRRDRLMAKLGKGTAVFRSAPLAVMHNDVEYNFRQDSDFYYLTGFDEPGAVAVLAPHHEEHRFILFVRPKDLEKETWSGYRVGVEAAKEQFGADVVYSIDELDEKLPQYLANADRIFYSLGRDKAFDETILSYWQRLLRTYPRKGYGPIALENPIALLHPMRQIKSAAELDLMRKAAQIAIEAHQRAMAFARPGHYEFQVQAEIEHTFRLQGASGPAYPSIVASGENACILHYTENTRQMQESDLLLIDAGCAYGYYNSDITRTFPISGKFTPEQKAIYEIVLEAQRQSIAQVYPGNPYQQTHDVAVRVIVEGLIDLGLLQGDVEEIIKEEKYKPFYMHRTGHWLGLDVHDVGVYQHGETPHSLEPGQVLTVEPGIYISPRIQPAEGQPAVDPRWHGIGIRIEDDVLVTATGYENLTEGVPKAIEDLER from the coding sequence ATGAATTCCCCCAGCATTACGGCAACGGAATATGGTCAGCGTCGCGATCGCCTGATGGCAAAACTCGGAAAAGGTACGGCTGTCTTTCGCAGTGCGCCTCTGGCAGTGATGCACAACGATGTTGAGTACAACTTTCGGCAGGACAGCGACTTTTACTACCTGACCGGATTTGACGAGCCGGGAGCCGTTGCCGTCCTTGCGCCCCACCATGAGGAGCATCGATTCATCCTGTTTGTGCGTCCGAAGGATCTGGAGAAGGAAACCTGGTCGGGCTATCGGGTAGGCGTGGAAGCTGCCAAAGAGCAGTTCGGTGCGGATGTTGTCTATTCGATCGATGAATTGGACGAAAAGCTGCCCCAGTATCTCGCCAACGCCGATCGCATCTTCTATTCCCTCGGACGAGACAAGGCATTCGACGAGACAATCCTGAGCTACTGGCAAAGGCTCCTCCGCACCTATCCGCGCAAAGGCTACGGTCCGATTGCTCTGGAAAATCCGATTGCCCTGCTCCATCCCATGCGGCAGATCAAAAGCGCAGCCGAGCTGGATCTGATGCGAAAAGCAGCACAAATTGCGATCGAGGCACACCAACGGGCAATGGCATTTGCGCGTCCAGGTCACTACGAGTTTCAGGTGCAGGCAGAAATCGAGCATACCTTTCGCTTACAGGGGGCAAGTGGTCCTGCCTATCCGTCGATCGTCGCTTCGGGCGAAAATGCCTGCATTCTTCACTACACGGAAAATACGCGTCAGATGCAGGAGAGCGATCTGCTGCTGATTGATGCGGGCTGCGCCTACGGCTACTACAACTCCGACATCACGCGCACCTTCCCGATTAGCGGCAAATTTACCCCCGAACAGAAAGCCATCTACGAGATTGTGCTGGAAGCTCAGCGGCAGTCGATCGCCCAGGTGTATCCCGGCAATCCCTACCAGCAAACCCATGATGTCGCAGTCAGGGTGATTGTGGAAGGACTGATCGATCTGGGGCTGCTTCAGGGTGATGTTGAGGAAATCATCAAAGAGGAAAAATACAAGCCCTTCTATATGCACCGCACCGGACACTGGCTCGGCTTAGATGTGCATGATGTGGGCGTTTACCAGCACGGCGAAACCCCTCACAGCCTGGAACCAGGACAAGTTCTCACGGTCGAACCGGGAATTTACATCTCGCCTCGCATCCAGCCCGCCGAAGGACAGCCCGCCGTTGATCCCCGCTGGCACGGGATTGGGATTCGCATCGAGGATGATGTGCTGGTGACAGCCACTGGCTATGAGAATTTGACGGAAGGAGTACCAAAGGCGATCGAGGATTTGGAGCGTTAG
- a CDS encoding mercuric reductase, translating into MDSFVSPVPIAPLDHYNQRLVERLHPPDWVNPEPASCYDLVVIGGGAAGLVTAGGAALLGAKVALVEKHLLGGDCTNVGCVPSKSLIRSARVAATVRSSSDYGIYTNDVQIDFAAVMERLRRIRSDISVHDSAQRFRDEFGVDVFFGMASFADRDSISVAGKILRFKKVVLATGSYPSVLPIPGLDAAGYLTNETVFSITERPDRLAIIGGGYIGCEMAQTFQRLGSQVTIFVRGDRLLSQEDPDASEIVRQQFEREGIQVLLNSKIISVTGFVTGKTIDYEQNQQLSQIAVNEILVATGRSVNTDGMNLDRVGVKYSDKGITVNDYLQTTNPKIYAVGDSCLKWKFTHAANAAARVLLQNALFSVGSIGRKNINALVMPHTVYTEPEVAHVGMQLSEIQAKNISVETLYQPLTKVDRAVVDSETIGFAKVHLKQGTDRILGATIVAPQAGELITLFTQAMTNGLGLKAIANTIYPYPTQAELVRNLADEYSIRQLQKLKPIASRWLSWTRGR; encoded by the coding sequence ATGGATTCTTTTGTGTCTCCCGTGCCGATTGCCCCGCTAGATCATTACAATCAGCGACTTGTCGAGCGTTTGCATCCGCCTGACTGGGTGAATCCTGAGCCTGCCTCTTGCTATGACTTAGTCGTGATTGGCGGGGGGGCAGCCGGACTGGTGACGGCAGGAGGAGCGGCGTTGCTGGGTGCGAAGGTGGCGCTGGTGGAGAAACATTTGCTGGGGGGAGACTGTACAAATGTAGGTTGTGTGCCGTCTAAATCGCTGATTCGATCGGCAAGGGTTGCGGCAACAGTTCGATCGTCCTCGGACTACGGCATCTATACGAATGATGTGCAGATAGATTTTGCAGCGGTGATGGAGCGGCTGCGGCGCATTCGATCGGATATTAGCGTGCATGATTCCGCTCAGCGGTTTCGGGATGAGTTTGGCGTAGATGTGTTTTTTGGGATGGCGAGTTTTGCCGATCGGGATTCGATTTCAGTCGCCGGAAAAATCCTGCGGTTCAAGAAAGTAGTTCTAGCCACAGGCAGCTATCCCTCGGTTCTTCCGATTCCTGGACTCGATGCGGCAGGCTATTTGACCAACGAAACGGTTTTCTCGATCACCGAAAGACCCGATCGCTTAGCCATTATTGGCGGTGGCTATATTGGCTGCGAAATGGCGCAAACCTTCCAGCGGTTAGGCTCCCAGGTGACAATTTTTGTGAGGGGCGATCGTCTTTTAAGTCAGGAAGATCCAGACGCATCAGAAATCGTTCGTCAGCAGTTTGAACGGGAGGGAATACAGGTTCTACTGAACAGCAAAATCATCAGTGTGACTGGTTTTGTGACAGGTAAGACGATCGACTATGAACAAAATCAGCAACTAAGCCAGATAGCTGTTAATGAAATTTTGGTGGCAACAGGACGATCGGTGAATACGGACGGAATGAATCTCGATCGGGTGGGGGTGAAGTACAGTGATAAAGGCATTACTGTAAACGATTATCTACAAACTACGAATCCCAAAATTTATGCGGTGGGAGATAGCTGTCTAAAATGGAAATTTACCCATGCAGCAAATGCGGCGGCACGAGTTTTATTACAAAATGCATTATTTTCGGTGGGGAGTATCGGACGCAAAAATATCAACGCTCTGGTCATGCCCCACACCGTCTACACCGAACCGGAAGTCGCCCATGTAGGAATGCAGCTTTCCGAAATTCAGGCGAAAAACATCTCCGTTGAAACTCTGTATCAACCCCTCACGAAGGTCGATCGCGCCGTGGTAGACAGTGAAACGATCGGCTTTGCCAAAGTCCATCTCAAACAGGGAACCGATCGCATTTTAGGCGCAACGATCGTGGCTCCCCAGGCAGGTGAATTGATTACGTTGTTCACCCAGGCGATGACGAATGGATTGGGGTTAAAGGCGATCGCCAATACGATTTATCCGTACCCGACGCAGGCAGAACTCGTTCGCAATTTGGCAGATGAGTATAGTATCCGGCAGCTTCAGAAGTTAAAGCCGATTGCTTCCCGCTGGCTGTCTTGGACTCGCGGCAGATAA